In the Streptomyces sp. cg36 genome, one interval contains:
- a CDS encoding multidrug efflux SMR transporter, whose translation MAWLLVVVAGILETGFAVCLKLSHGFTRIGPTIAFAVFALGSFGLLTLSLKKLDVGPAYAVWTGIGAAGTAIYGMVFLDDVVSTLKLVSISLVIVGVIGLQISGSAH comes from the coding sequence ATGGCGTGGCTGCTGGTGGTGGTCGCCGGGATCCTGGAGACCGGGTTCGCCGTCTGTCTCAAACTGTCGCACGGCTTCACCCGCATCGGGCCGACCATCGCCTTCGCGGTCTTCGCCCTGGGCTCGTTCGGCCTGCTGACGCTGTCGCTGAAGAAGCTGGACGTGGGTCCGGCGTACGCGGTGTGGACGGGCATCGGGGCGGCGGGCACCGCGATCTACGGCATGGTCTTCCTGGACGACGTGGTCTCCACGCTGAAGCTGGTGTCGATCTCCCTGGTGATCGTGGGCGTGATCGGCCTGCAGATCTCCGGCTCGGCGCACTGA
- a CDS encoding TetR/AcrR family transcriptional regulator, translating into MPTAREALLDAALAALGARPWAAVRMVDVASAAGVSRQTLYNEFGSKEGLARALVRREADLYLRGVDRVLADRVGPAERLVSLAEWTVRSARASALVRALLTGCWGERLPAPRPLRPPGAYSPVPAQRRADAGVPGPAELVATVRDRSLAMLEKELPGADSVELARSCETVVRLALSYVTAPAPETAAPGTPGGTGHVVHVRALLARTPLRPVSPGP; encoded by the coding sequence ATGCCCACCGCGCGCGAAGCACTTCTCGACGCCGCACTCGCGGCCCTGGGCGCACGGCCCTGGGCGGCCGTGCGGATGGTGGACGTGGCCTCGGCGGCCGGGGTCTCGCGCCAGACGCTCTACAACGAGTTCGGCAGCAAGGAGGGGCTGGCCCGCGCGCTGGTGCGGCGCGAGGCCGACCTCTATCTGCGCGGGGTCGACCGGGTCCTGGCCGACCGGGTCGGCCCGGCCGAGCGGCTGGTCTCGCTCGCCGAGTGGACCGTGCGCTCGGCCCGGGCCAGCGCACTGGTCCGCGCGCTGCTCACCGGGTGCTGGGGCGAGCGCCTGCCCGCCCCGCGCCCGCTGCGCCCGCCCGGCGCGTACTCGCCCGTACCGGCGCAGCGGCGCGCGGACGCCGGAGTTCCGGGCCCCGCCGAGCTGGTGGCGACCGTACGGGACCGCTCGCTCGCGATGCTGGAGAAGGAACTGCCGGGCGCGGACAGCGTGGAGCTGGCGCGCTCCTGCGAGACCGTGGTGCGGCTCGCCCTGTCGTACGTGACGGCTCCCGCACCCGAGACGGCCGCGCCCGGGACGCCAGGCGGCACCGGGCACGTCGTCCACGTCCGCGCGCTGCTGGCCCGCACCCCGCTGCGGCCGGTGTCCCCGGGCCCGTGA
- the hisN gene encoding histidinol-phosphatase, with translation MPDYHDDLRLAHVLADAADAATMDRFKALDLKVETKPDMTPVSEADKAAEELIRGHLQRARPRDAILGEEYGLEGTGPRRWVIDPIDGTKNYVRGVPVWATLIALMEAGEGGYRPVVGVVSAPALNRRWWAAEGLGAYTGRSLSQATRLRVSSVSELADASFAYSSLSGWEERGKLDDFLDLTRECWRTRAYGDFWPYMMVAEGSVDICAEPELSLWDMAANVIVVQEAGGVFTGLDGKEGPHSGNAAASNGLLHDELLNYVGTAD, from the coding sequence ATGCCCGACTACCACGATGACCTGCGACTGGCCCACGTCCTCGCGGACGCCGCCGACGCCGCCACGATGGACCGGTTCAAGGCGCTCGACCTGAAGGTGGAGACCAAGCCGGACATGACGCCGGTGAGCGAGGCCGACAAGGCCGCCGAGGAGCTGATCCGCGGCCATCTCCAGCGGGCCAGGCCGCGCGACGCGATCCTGGGCGAGGAGTACGGCCTGGAGGGCACGGGCCCGCGCCGCTGGGTGATCGACCCCATCGACGGCACCAAGAACTATGTGCGCGGGGTGCCGGTCTGGGCGACGCTGATCGCGCTGATGGAGGCGGGCGAGGGCGGCTACCGGCCGGTGGTCGGCGTGGTGTCGGCGCCCGCGCTCAACCGCCGCTGGTGGGCGGCCGAGGGGCTCGGCGCGTACACCGGCCGCAGCCTGTCGCAGGCGACGCGGCTGCGGGTCTCCAGCGTCTCCGAGCTCGCGGACGCCTCGTTCGCGTACTCCTCGCTGAGCGGCTGGGAGGAGCGCGGCAAGCTGGACGACTTCCTGGATCTGACCCGGGAGTGCTGGCGCACGCGCGCGTACGGCGACTTCTGGCCGTACATGATGGTCGCCGAGGGGTCGGTGGACATCTGCGCCGAGCCCGAGCTGTCGCTGTGGGACATGGCGGCCAATGTGATCGTGGTCCAGGAGGCGGGCGGCGTCTTCACCGGTCTGGACGGCAAGGAGGGCCCGCACAGCGGCAACGCGGCGGCCTCCAACGGCCTGCTCCACGACGAGCTGCTGAACTACGTGGGCACGGCGGACTGA
- a CDS encoding cyclic nucleotide-binding/CBS domain-containing protein yields MLVRDAMSTVVLTIGPAHTLRQAARLMADRRVGAAVVLDTDTSGLGILTERDILNSLGRGQDPDRETASRHTTTDVVFAAPGWTLAEAADAMSHGGFRHLIVLDGDGPVGVVSVRDIIRCWAPARRQSELVG; encoded by the coding sequence ATGCTCGTCCGTGACGCCATGAGCACGGTGGTCCTCACCATCGGACCCGCCCACACCCTCCGCCAGGCGGCCCGGCTGATGGCCGACCGCCGCGTCGGAGCGGCCGTCGTCCTCGACACCGACACCAGCGGGCTCGGCATCCTCACCGAGCGCGACATCCTCAACTCCCTCGGCCGGGGCCAGGACCCGGACCGGGAGACCGCGAGCAGGCACACCACCACCGACGTCGTCTTCGCGGCGCCGGGCTGGACCCTGGCCGAGGCCGCCGACGCGATGTCGCACGGCGGCTTCCGGCACCTGATCGTCCTGGACGGCGACGGCCCGGTCGGGGTGGTCTCGGTGCGGGACATCATCCGCTGCTGGGCCCCCGCGCGCCGGCAGAGCGAACTGGTCGGCTGA
- a CDS encoding catalase produces MTQEAHVTQGPLTTEAGAPVADNQNSETAGVGGPVLLQDQSLLEKLAHFNRERIPERIVHARGAGAYGTFTVTRDVTQWTRANFLSEVGKQTETFLRFSTVAGNLGSADAVRDPRGFALKFYTEEGNYDLVGNNTPVFFIRDAIKFPDFIHTQKRDPYTGSQEADNVWDFWGLSPESTHQVTWLFGDRGIPATLRHMNGYGSHTYQWNNEAGEVFWVKYHFKTDQGIKNLTQADANRLAGEDPDSHQRDLREAIERGEFPSWTVQVQIMPAADAAGYRFNPFDLTKVWPHEDYPPIEIGKLELNRNPENIFAEVEQSVFSPAHFVPGIGPSPDKMLQGRLFAYGDAHRYRVGINADHLPVNRPHATEARTNSRDGFLYDGRHKGAKNYEPNSFGGPQQTGRPLWQPVPVADATGNHPTPLHAEDDDFVQAGNLYRLYSEDEKSRLIENLSGFIAKVSRDDIAERAIENFRKADADFGKRLEAAVQALRG; encoded by the coding sequence ATGACGCAGGAGGCGCACGTGACGCAGGGACCGCTCACCACGGAGGCCGGCGCGCCGGTGGCCGACAACCAGAACAGCGAGACCGCGGGCGTCGGCGGTCCGGTGCTCCTCCAGGACCAGTCGCTCCTGGAGAAGCTCGCGCACTTCAACCGCGAGCGCATCCCGGAGCGCATCGTCCACGCGCGCGGCGCCGGCGCGTACGGCACGTTCACGGTGACCCGCGACGTGACGCAGTGGACGCGCGCGAACTTCCTCTCCGAGGTCGGCAAGCAGACCGAGACGTTCCTGCGCTTCTCCACCGTGGCCGGAAACCTCGGCTCGGCCGACGCCGTGCGCGACCCGCGCGGCTTCGCGCTGAAGTTCTACACGGAGGAGGGCAACTACGACCTGGTCGGCAACAACACGCCCGTCTTCTTCATCCGGGACGCCATCAAGTTCCCCGACTTCATCCACACCCAGAAGCGCGACCCGTACACGGGCTCCCAGGAGGCCGACAACGTCTGGGACTTCTGGGGGCTGAGCCCCGAGTCGACGCACCAGGTCACCTGGCTCTTCGGCGACCGCGGCATTCCGGCCACGCTGCGCCACATGAACGGGTACGGCTCGCACACGTACCAGTGGAACAACGAGGCCGGCGAGGTCTTCTGGGTCAAGTACCACTTCAAGACCGACCAGGGCATCAAGAACCTCACCCAGGCCGACGCCAACAGGCTCGCCGGCGAGGACCCGGACAGCCACCAGCGCGATCTGCGCGAGGCCATCGAGCGCGGCGAGTTCCCGAGCTGGACCGTGCAGGTCCAGATCATGCCGGCGGCCGACGCGGCGGGCTACCGCTTCAACCCGTTCGACCTCACCAAGGTGTGGCCGCACGAGGACTACCCGCCGATCGAGATCGGCAAGCTGGAGCTCAACCGCAACCCGGAGAACATCTTCGCCGAGGTCGAGCAGTCGGTCTTCAGCCCGGCGCACTTCGTGCCCGGCATCGGCCCGTCCCCGGACAAGATGCTCCAGGGCCGTCTCTTCGCGTACGGCGACGCCCACCGCTACCGCGTCGGCATCAACGCCGACCACCTGCCGGTGAACCGCCCGCACGCCACCGAGGCGCGCACCAACTCCCGCGACGGCTTCCTGTACGACGGCCGCCACAAGGGCGCGAAGAACTACGAGCCGAACAGCTTCGGCGGCCCGCAGCAGACCGGCCGTCCGCTGTGGCAGCCGGTGCCGGTCGCGGACGCGACGGGCAACCACCCGACCCCGCTGCACGCCGAGGACGACGACTTCGTCCAGGCGGGCAACCTCTACCGGCTCTACTCGGAGGACGAGAAGAGCCGGCTGATCGAGAACCTGTCCGGCTTCATCGCGAAGGTCTCGCGCGACGACATCGCCGAGCGCGCGATCGAGAACTTCCGCAAGGCGGACGCCGACTTCGGCAAGCGGCTGGAGGCCGCGGTCCAGGCCCTGCGCGGCTGA
- a CDS encoding Fur family transcriptional regulator — MSDLLERLRGRGWRMTAQRRVVAEVLDGDHMHLTADEVHARAVAKLPEISRATVYNTLGEMVTLGEVIEVSTDRRAKRYDPNAHQPHQHLVCALCGAIRDVHPTGNPLADLPPAERFGFAVSDVEVTYRGICPDCAKA; from the coding sequence ATGAGTGACCTGCTGGAACGACTTCGCGGACGCGGATGGCGCATGACCGCACAGCGGCGTGTCGTGGCCGAGGTGCTCGACGGCGACCACATGCATCTGACGGCCGACGAGGTCCACGCGCGCGCGGTGGCGAAGCTGCCCGAGATCTCGCGCGCGACCGTCTACAACACGCTGGGCGAGATGGTGACGCTCGGCGAGGTCATCGAGGTCTCCACGGACCGCCGCGCCAAGCGGTACGACCCGAACGCACACCAGCCCCACCAGCACCTGGTCTGCGCCCTGTGCGGCGCGATCCGCGATGTGCACCCCACGGGCAACCCGCTGGCGGACCTCCCCCCGGCGGAGCGGTTCGGCTTCGCCGTCTCGGACGTCGAGGTCACCTACCGCGGCATCTGCCCGGACTGCGCGAAGGCGTAG
- a CDS encoding tetratricopeptide repeat protein — protein sequence MVFMGDRATLLETGRFARMRSDDAADAETEARHRRAADSGDAASMSVLGSMLLRRGDLDSAEPYLRGATAEGDRAAANNLGVLLHQRGYPDEAAGWWRIAAVAGSAAAAHALGRHYRERGDEPAAEYWLRQSAEQGHALGAYALADLLEHRSDVGAERWLRAAAEQGHREAAYRLARLIDQRAERDGGEADIAVEPEPDDEARARAAEAEQWYRQAAARGHRRAALHLGAILEKRGELREAGRWYLTSAKDGEAKAACALGFLLKDAGDEESAAVWWLRAAQDGDGNAANALGALHAARGEPQTAERWYRAAMDAGDDNGAYNLALLCAAQERTAQAEQWYRRAAYAGHREAANALAVLLLQAGDATGAEPWFSKAAEAGSVDAAFNLGILFASRDDDVEALKWYERAAAAGHTEAALQVGMALLRDGEEAAAERHLRCAAGGGSAEAAFRLATVLDARQPPPGAPVLGEPVAEKTECEEWYERAAGQGHRRAQVRVGMLAAARGDQDGAARWYREAAEAGSRNGAFNLGLLLAREGKEREAALWWTRAANAGHGRAALRLALLAARCGELAEGQRWCARAVELGPAEVAERAARLREALHQELTA from the coding sequence ATGGTATTTATGGGGGACAGGGCAACTCTGTTGGAGACAGGGCGGTTTGCGCGGATGCGCTCCGATGACGCCGCCGATGCCGAGACCGAGGCACGGCACCGGCGTGCTGCCGACAGCGGCGACGCCGCGTCCATGAGCGTTCTCGGATCCATGCTGCTGCGCCGCGGCGACCTCGACAGCGCCGAGCCCTATCTGCGGGGGGCCACCGCCGAGGGCGACCGCGCCGCGGCCAACAACCTGGGCGTGCTGCTGCACCAGCGCGGCTACCCGGACGAGGCGGCCGGATGGTGGCGCATCGCCGCCGTCGCCGGCTCCGCCGCCGCGGCGCACGCGCTGGGCCGGCACTACCGCGAGCGCGGCGACGAGCCGGCCGCCGAGTACTGGCTGCGCCAGTCCGCCGAGCAGGGCCACGCGCTGGGCGCGTACGCCCTCGCCGACCTGCTGGAACACCGCAGCGACGTGGGCGCCGAGCGGTGGCTGCGCGCCGCCGCCGAGCAGGGCCACCGCGAGGCCGCGTACCGGCTGGCGCGCCTCATCGACCAGCGGGCCGAGCGCGACGGCGGCGAGGCCGACATCGCTGTCGAGCCCGAGCCGGACGACGAGGCCAGGGCCCGGGCCGCCGAGGCCGAGCAGTGGTACCGCCAGGCCGCCGCGCGCGGCCACCGGCGGGCCGCGCTGCACCTCGGCGCGATCCTGGAGAAGCGCGGCGAGCTCAGGGAGGCCGGGCGCTGGTACCTCACCTCGGCCAAGGACGGCGAGGCGAAGGCGGCCTGCGCGCTGGGCTTCCTGCTCAAGGACGCGGGCGACGAGGAGAGCGCGGCCGTGTGGTGGCTGCGCGCCGCCCAGGACGGCGACGGCAACGCGGCCAACGCCCTGGGCGCGCTGCACGCGGCCCGGGGCGAGCCGCAGACCGCCGAGCGCTGGTACCGGGCCGCCATGGACGCGGGCGACGACAACGGCGCGTACAACCTGGCGCTGCTCTGCGCCGCCCAGGAGCGGACCGCGCAGGCCGAGCAGTGGTACCGGCGCGCCGCCTACGCGGGGCACCGCGAGGCGGCCAACGCGCTCGCCGTGCTGCTGCTCCAGGCCGGTGACGCCACCGGCGCCGAGCCCTGGTTCTCCAAGGCCGCCGAGGCCGGCAGCGTGGACGCCGCGTTCAACCTGGGCATCCTCTTCGCCAGCCGCGACGACGACGTCGAGGCCCTGAAGTGGTACGAGCGGGCGGCGGCGGCCGGGCACACCGAGGCGGCCCTCCAGGTCGGCATGGCGCTGCTGCGCGACGGCGAGGAGGCCGCCGCCGAGCGGCACCTGCGGTGCGCGGCGGGCGGCGGCAGCGCGGAGGCCGCGTTCCGGCTGGCCACCGTGCTGGACGCGCGCCAGCCGCCGCCGGGCGCCCCGGTGCTCGGCGAGCCGGTGGCCGAGAAGACGGAGTGCGAGGAGTGGTACGAGCGGGCCGCCGGGCAGGGCCACCGGCGCGCCCAGGTCCGCGTCGGCATGCTCGCGGCGGCCCGGGGCGACCAGGACGGCGCCGCGCGCTGGTACCGGGAGGCCGCCGAGGCGGGCAGCCGCAACGGCGCCTTCAACCTCGGGCTGCTGCTCGCCCGCGAGGGCAAGGAGCGCGAGGCCGCGCTGTGGTGGACCCGGGCGGCCAACGCCGGGCACGGGCGGGCGGCGCTGCGGCTCGCGCTGCTCGCCGCGCGGTGCGGGGAGCTGGCGGAGGGCCAGCGGTGGTGCGCGCGGGCGGTCGAGCTGGGGCCGGCCGAGGTGGCCGAGCGCGCGGCCCGGCTGCGGGAGGCCCTGCACCAGGAGCTCACGGCGTAG
- a CDS encoding UPF0182 family protein produces MPDRGGGPSGPRIRVGRPSRRVRTLLMTLGVLAVLAMAFVMFAGFWTDWLWYRSVHYSSVFTTTLWTKIGLFAFFGVLMAVAVGVNIWLAHRLRPPLSAMSLEQQSLDRYRMGIAPFKKWLLLGITALVGLIAGASASGQWRTWLMWVNGVQFGQKDPQFHLDVSFYAFDLPWYRFLLGFGFAATVLSLIAAALTHYLYGGLRITSPGARATGAATGHLSVLLGVFVALKAVAYWLDRYGLAVKSSDFKASSNWTGLRYVDANAYLPAKTILFCIAVICALLFFATLWRRTWQLPVIGFGLMVLSAILIGGLYPAIVQKFQVQPNEQAKEAPYIQKNIDATRKAYGIDATEVKDYKGTTAAEDNSKLRADADTAASYRLIDPNVVTPAFQQLQQERKYYQFAVPLDVDRYTDKDGKEQDTVVGLRELNLNGIDKRNWINDHFTYTHGYGMIAAKGTSVDSNGAPDFTESGLPTTGLFNGYEQRIYYGEKTEQYSIVGGPQKELDYEAEGKGQATTSFKGKGGVSLSNPFNRAAYAVAFSEPQILYSGAIGEGSKILYNRTPKQRVEAVAPWLTIDGDPYPAKVGDRIQWVVDAYTTTNGYPYASRTTLGETTADSLTTRQRAVMAQQNQVNYIRNSVKATVDAYDGTVTLYQWDTQDPVLKTWMKAFPHTVKPKADIPPSLLAHLRYPQDMFKVQRELLTRYHVTNPAQFYSGSDAWQVPDDPTNKDGVAVPPYYLSMKMPGAEDQGKKFSLTTTFTPNGRPNLGGFMAIDADAASKDYGTIRLLRVTDNVQGPQQVQSKLNSLPEVAEFVRNLRGSDSEIDYGNLLTVPLGGGFLYIEPVYARGGSANYPLLKKVGVSYGQTTVFKDTLAQALNAVFGVDGAEPPATKPPTDTTKPPSTGTNATVEQAIKDAQKAYDDGQKALQKGDFTAYGKAQADLQAALQRAADAEAKAKGSSGAGTSGG; encoded by the coding sequence ATGCCGGACCGCGGCGGAGGCCCGTCCGGGCCACGGATCAGAGTCGGCCGGCCGTCCCGCCGGGTCCGGACCCTGCTCATGACACTGGGTGTCCTGGCCGTGCTGGCCATGGCGTTCGTCATGTTCGCCGGATTCTGGACGGACTGGCTCTGGTACCGCTCGGTGCACTATTCATCCGTCTTCACCACCACCCTGTGGACCAAGATCGGCCTGTTCGCCTTCTTCGGCGTGCTGATGGCCGTGGCCGTCGGGGTGAACATCTGGCTGGCGCACCGGCTGCGACCGCCGCTCAGCGCGATGTCGCTGGAGCAGCAGAGCCTGGACCGCTACCGGATGGGCATCGCCCCGTTCAAGAAGTGGCTGCTCCTGGGGATCACCGCGCTGGTCGGCCTCATCGCCGGCGCCTCCGCCTCCGGGCAGTGGCGCACCTGGCTGATGTGGGTCAACGGGGTGCAGTTCGGCCAGAAGGACCCCCAGTTCCACCTGGACGTGTCGTTCTACGCCTTCGACCTGCCCTGGTACCGGTTCCTGCTCGGCTTCGGCTTCGCGGCCACCGTGCTCTCCCTGATCGCCGCCGCCCTCACGCACTACCTGTACGGCGGGCTGCGCATCACCAGCCCGGGCGCGCGCGCGACGGGCGCGGCCACCGGGCACCTGTCGGTGCTGCTCGGCGTCTTCGTCGCCCTGAAGGCTGTGGCGTACTGGCTCGACCGGTACGGGCTGGCGGTGAAGTCCAGTGACTTCAAGGCCAGCAGCAACTGGACGGGCCTGCGGTACGTGGACGCCAACGCCTACCTTCCGGCGAAGACGATCCTGTTCTGCATCGCGGTGATCTGCGCGCTGCTCTTCTTCGCGACGCTGTGGCGCCGCACCTGGCAGCTGCCGGTGATCGGCTTCGGCCTGATGGTCCTGTCGGCGATCCTGATCGGCGGGCTCTACCCGGCGATCGTCCAGAAGTTCCAGGTCCAGCCGAACGAGCAGGCCAAGGAGGCGCCGTACATCCAGAAGAACATCGACGCCACCCGCAAGGCGTACGGCATCGACGCGACCGAGGTGAAGGACTACAAGGGCACCACGGCCGCCGAGGACAACTCCAAGCTGCGCGCCGACGCGGACACGGCCGCCAGCTACCGGCTGATCGACCCGAACGTGGTCACGCCCGCGTTCCAGCAGCTCCAGCAGGAGCGGAAGTACTACCAGTTCGCCGTGCCGCTGGACGTGGACCGCTACACCGACAAGGACGGCAAGGAGCAGGACACCGTCGTCGGTCTGCGTGAGCTCAACCTCAACGGCATCGACAAGCGCAACTGGATCAACGACCACTTCACGTACACCCACGGCTACGGCATGATCGCGGCCAAGGGCACCAGTGTGGACTCCAACGGCGCGCCCGACTTCACCGAGTCGGGGCTGCCCACCACCGGCCTGTTCAACGGGTACGAGCAGCGGATCTACTACGGCGAGAAGACCGAGCAGTACTCGATCGTCGGCGGTCCGCAGAAGGAGCTCGACTACGAGGCCGAGGGCAAGGGCCAGGCGACGACGAGCTTCAAGGGCAAGGGCGGCGTCAGCCTCTCCAACCCCTTCAACCGCGCCGCGTACGCGGTGGCCTTCAGCGAGCCGCAGATCCTGTACTCGGGAGCCATCGGCGAGGGCTCGAAGATCCTCTACAACCGCACGCCCAAGCAGCGCGTGGAGGCGGTCGCCCCGTGGCTGACCATCGACGGCGACCCGTACCCGGCCAAGGTCGGCGACCGCATCCAGTGGGTCGTCGACGCGTACACCACGACCAACGGGTACCCCTACGCCTCGCGTACGACGCTCGGTGAGACGACGGCGGACTCGCTGACCACCCGCCAGCGCGCGGTGATGGCGCAGCAGAACCAGGTCAACTACATCCGCAACTCGGTGAAGGCCACCGTCGACGCGTACGACGGCACGGTCACGCTCTACCAGTGGGACACCCAGGACCCGGTCCTCAAGACCTGGATGAAGGCGTTCCCCCACACGGTGAAGCCGAAGGCGGACATTCCGCCCAGCCTTCTGGCCCACCTGCGGTACCCGCAGGACATGTTCAAGGTCCAGCGCGAGCTGCTGACCCGGTACCACGTCACCAACCCGGCGCAGTTCTACAGCGGCAGTGACGCCTGGCAGGTGCCGGACGACCCGACCAACAAGGACGGCGTCGCGGTTCCGCCGTACTACCTGTCGATGAAGATGCCGGGGGCCGAGGACCAGGGCAAGAAGTTCTCCCTGACCACGACGTTCACCCCGAACGGGCGGCCGAACCTCGGCGGCTTCATGGCGATCGACGCGGACGCGGCGAGCAAGGACTACGGCACGATCAGACTGCTCAGGGTCACGGACAACGTGCAGGGCCCCCAGCAGGTCCAGAGCAAGCTGAACAGCTTGCCGGAGGTCGCCGAGTTCGTGCGGAACCTGCGCGGCAGCGACTCCGAGATCGACTACGGCAATCTGCTGACCGTGCCCCTGGGCGGCGGATTCCTGTACATCGAGCCGGTGTACGCGCGCGGTGGTTCGGCCAACTATCCGCTGCTGAAGAAGGTCGGTGTCTCCTACGGGCAGACGACCGTCTTCAAGGACACCCTGGCCCAGGCGCTGAACGCGGTGTTCGGCGTGGACGGGGCCGAGCCGCCCGCGACCAAGCCGCCCACCGACACCACCAAGCCGCCGTCCACCGGGACGAACGCCACGGTGGAGCAGGCCATCAAGGACGCCCAGAAGGCGTACGACGACGGCCAGAAGGCGCTGCAGAAGGGCGACTTCACGGCGTACGGCAAGGCCCAGGCGGACCTCCAGGCCGCGCTCCAGCGGGCCGCCGACGCCGAGGCCAAGGCCAAGGGGTCGAGCGGCGCCGGGACCAGCGGCGGCTAA
- a CDS encoding PPA1309 family protein, which produces MLFMSNVSPSGPPMAASPLTRAVLEIDEYASGLGWDQPARLFALVDTARLRTQEPGLASQLGLDEGDSAAALTPIEQEEIPAGRPLDEFLGTIAWPDAVVGCALTVERLMLPPSAETSVPEGLNDKQLAKWVAKHPDRQEVRMTVAVLRDGARESAVRLREKDSATEVLTGAGLVPGLAEALSATFAD; this is translated from the coding sequence ATGTTGTTCATGTCCAATGTTTCCCCCTCCGGCCCCCCGATGGCCGCGAGCCCGCTCACCCGCGCCGTGCTCGAAATCGACGAGTACGCCTCCGGCCTCGGCTGGGACCAGCCGGCCCGGCTGTTCGCGCTCGTCGACACCGCACGGCTCCGCACCCAGGAGCCGGGCCTGGCCTCCCAGCTCGGCCTCGACGAGGGCGACAGCGCCGCCGCGCTGACCCCCATCGAGCAGGAGGAGATCCCGGCCGGCCGCCCCCTCGACGAGTTCCTGGGCACCATCGCCTGGCCCGACGCGGTGGTCGGCTGCGCGCTGACGGTGGAGCGGCTGATGCTGCCCCCGTCCGCCGAGACGTCCGTGCCGGAGGGCCTGAACGACAAGCAGCTGGCGAAGTGGGTGGCCAAGCACCCCGACCGCCAGGAGGTCCGGATGACCGTGGCGGTGCTGCGCGACGGCGCCCGCGAGTCGGCGGTGCGGCTGCGCGAGAAGGACTCGGCCACCGAGGTGCTCACCGGCGCCGGTCTGGTGCCGGGGCTGGCCGAGGCGCTCTCCGCGACCTTCGCGGACTGA
- a CDS encoding PDZ domain-containing protein: MPRRTATMLASTLILIALLCAGVLIKVPYAEMSPGPTVNTLGEARGEPVLQISGHKTYPTTGHLNMTTVRVTGANYKMNLFEAVYGWLSHDNKIVPHDTLYPDGKTEEQSSQENAEEFSQSQESAKVAALGELKIPVKSRVVVGSVVKGSPAQGKLHAGDVIKSVDGSAVKEPGDVAKLVTKHRPGQNVVFTVVPAKDAAAAEKAGKEPEGTENVTITTDKAKDGDRAIVGIQAGTDHTFPFSIDIKLSDVGGPSAGLMFALGIVDKLTPGDLTGGKFVAGTGTIDDTGKVGPIGGIELKLIGARSAGARYFLTPVDNCAAAASDPPGGLTLVKVATIADATKALEKIRTGDSAGLPSCSAK; the protein is encoded by the coding sequence ATGCCACGCCGCACCGCGACGATGCTCGCCTCCACCTTGATCCTGATCGCGCTGCTCTGCGCAGGCGTCCTCATCAAAGTGCCGTACGCGGAGATGTCCCCCGGTCCCACGGTGAACACCCTGGGCGAGGCGCGCGGCGAACCGGTGCTCCAGATCTCCGGGCACAAGACGTACCCGACGACCGGTCACCTCAACATGACGACGGTCCGGGTCACCGGCGCGAACTACAAGATGAACCTGTTCGAGGCGGTCTACGGCTGGCTGTCCCACGACAACAAGATCGTGCCGCACGACACGCTCTACCCGGACGGCAAGACCGAGGAGCAGTCCTCGCAGGAGAACGCCGAGGAGTTCAGCCAGTCGCAGGAGAGCGCCAAGGTGGCGGCCCTGGGCGAGCTGAAGATCCCGGTGAAGTCCCGGGTCGTCGTGGGGTCCGTGGTCAAGGGCAGCCCCGCCCAGGGCAAGCTGCACGCGGGCGATGTGATCAAGTCGGTCGACGGCTCGGCCGTCAAGGAGCCCGGCGACGTGGCCAAGCTCGTCACCAAGCACCGCCCCGGTCAGAACGTGGTCTTCACCGTCGTCCCCGCCAAGGACGCCGCCGCGGCCGAGAAGGCGGGCAAGGAGCCCGAGGGCACCGAGAACGTGACGATCACCACGGACAAGGCCAAGGACGGCGACCGCGCGATCGTCGGCATCCAGGCCGGGACCGACCACACGTTCCCGTTCTCCATCGACATCAAGCTCAGCGACGTCGGCGGCCCCAGCGCGGGCCTGATGTTCGCGCTCGGCATCGTCGACAAGCTCACCCCCGGCGATCTGACCGGCGGGAAGTTCGTCGCCGGGACCGGCACGATCGACGACACGGGCAAGGTCGGTCCGATCGGCGGCATCGAGCTCAAGCTGATCGGCGCGCGCAGCGCGGGCGCCCGCTACTTCCTGACGCCCGTCGACAACTGCGCCGCAGCCGCCTCGGACCCGCCCGGCGGGCTGACCCTGGTCAAGGTCGCCACCATCGCGGACGCCACCAAGGCGCTGGAGAAGATCCGCACCGGGGACTCGGCCGGTCTGCCGAGCTGCTCGGCGAAGTGA